In a genomic window of Magnolia sinica isolate HGM2019 chromosome 16, MsV1, whole genome shotgun sequence:
- the LOC131229379 gene encoding uncharacterized protein LOC131229379, giving the protein MRDEDEELKKKVKVEDMEEKEQGNVELEVQSYGMAEHNLLDEAPVSPPVYVRRTKRVLKPSYYMVSPFLSLSSINTTPNVVRQPEEAVNFPTSPIPFHLQMDPFRMLSTDELKEVEKYYEANKETGEASWFKSIWVDDAWVDSVAIDKYVDFLEERQSDCAIAYPQDCKFCPTYFMPCLQTSMPTLRAYRDSKSASERAKLVGMMNNVIAIAKQRGKSHAKEIWYSERVIYSSHNIKKGRNVFFDHVF; this is encoded by the exons ATGAGGGATGAGGACGAGGAGTTGAAGAAGAAAGTCAAAGTTGAGGatatggaagaaaaagaacagggAAATGTGGAGTTGGAGGTGCAATCGTATGGTATGGCGGAGCATAATCTATTGGATGAAGCACCCGTTTCTCCTCCTGTTTATGTAAGGAGAACTAAAAGGGTACTTAAGCCATCTTATTATATGGTTTCTCCATTCTTGTCCCTGTCTTCGATCAATACAACCCCGAACGTGGTGAGGCAACCTGAGGAAGCCGTAAACTTTCCTACATCTCCGATACCATTTCATCTACAGATGGATCCATTCAGGATGCTATCGacggatgaactcaaagaggtaGAAAAATACTATGAAGCAAATAAGGAGACGGGAGAGGCTTCATGGTTCAAGTCTATATGGGTAGatgatgcgtgggttgatagcgtg GCTATCGACAAATATGTTGACTTCCTAGAGGAAAGGCAGTCTGATTGTGCAATTGCATATCCCCaagattgcaagttctgtcccacTTATTTTATG CCATGCCTTCAAACTAGTATGCCGACTCTAAGGGCGTATCGGGACTCGAAGTCTGCTTCGGAACGTGCAAAGTTGGTAGGCATGATGAACAATGTCATCGCAATTGCCAAGCAGCGGGGTAAATCACACGCCAAGGAGATTTGGTATAGTGAACGGGTAATTTATTCATCACATAACATCAAAAAAGGTCGTAATGTGTTCTTTGATCATGTTTTTTAA